In Sandaracinaceae bacterium, the sequence CTTCGATGACGTGATGTGGAGCGTGGCGATCCCCATCGATGCGGGCGAGTGGCCGGTGCAAGCGACTGCGCCTGGCCGCATCCCCTGGGAGGGCACTGTCACCGCAGCGAACGAGGGCAGCGTGGTGGAGCTGCACGTGCCCGCGCTCGAGGTGGCTCCGGAGCCCGAGGTCACCGAGCTGCCGCCTGGGTTGCAGCAGCCCGTAGCGCCCGTGATCCCCGAGGAGCCAGCCAACCCAGCGCGCACGGCTGGCTGGGTGGTGACCGCCGTGGGGGCCGCCACGCCTCCGGAGCCGGCCTGGGCCTCGGCATCAACGCCAGAACCTGTGGAACGACGCCAACTGCGCTCGGGCGGGGAGAACTACTACTGCGCCAGCGCGGCGGATCAGTCGGACGCCGAGACCGCGCGCACACGTGCCAACATCGCCACCGGCCTTCTCGTCGCGGGCGGCACCGTTGCCATCGCCGGAGTCATCTTGGTCATCGTCTCGAGCGGCGGCGACGATGACGCCGAGGACGGGGCCAGCGCGCGCGTGCGCGTGACACCCAGCGTGGGGCGGCAGGGCGCGGGCCTCAGCATTCAGGGGGCATTCTGATGAAGACCGGTATGCATACCATCTTTCGTAGCGGCCTCGGTCGCGGTGCCCGCAGCACCTTTCCGGCCCTGCTCCTCGTGCTGGGTCTCGGTGGCTGCGTGGAGATCATCGGCATCGAGGACACGGAGATCGAGCCCGGTCGCGACCTCACCTGCGTGGGTAACGTCACCCCGCCCGTGAGCGACGGCGAGCCCGTCCTGATCCGTGCCGTGATCACCAACATCACGGATCCCATGCGGCAGGGACCGGTGCCCGGCGTTCAGGTGGTGCGCTGCAACTCGCGCCTCGGCGCGGCCTGCGACTTCGGGACGCCCTACTTCCCGGACCCCGAGACCTTCATCGTGGAGGTGCCCGTCACCTCGGGCTTCAACGGCTACCTGCGCATCCTCGACGCGGACACCGACGACGCGGACGACTGGGTGCCCTACCTCTGGTACTTCAGCCAGCCCATCATCAACACGCGCGCCGAGCCGTTCCCCATCCAGGCCCTGACGGTGCCGGTGCGCGAGGGGCTCATCTATCCCGAGACCAGCGTCACCCAGGACCCGGCGCGTGGCGACATGGCCATCAACGCCGTGGACTGCGGCGACACGAACGCGCCCAACATCCACTTCGAGGTCACCACGCCGGCCAGCATCAGCGCAGGCACCGACCCCTGGTACTTCTCCGGCATGATGGTGGTCATCGCGAGCGCTCCCGCCAACGAGACCACCGATGGCCTCGGGCTAGGCGGGTTCCGTGGGCTCGAGCCCGGCACCATCGGCATCCGTTCCTACGTGGCGGACACGTTCGACTTCGAGACCCGCAACGGCGAGCTGGTGGCTGAGGACACCCTGCTGATCGAGCCGGACACGCTCACCACGGTGCGTCTCCTGCCCGAGTGACGCGCCGCAGGCCGGCGGTTGCGTCGTCCGTGGGCGCCGGCAGGAGAGGTGAGCAGGTACGGGCTGTGCCGCTGTGCTTGTGGCCGTGGGGGGGGGGTCCACGAGCGACGCTCCTTCGGAGATGGGCGCCGTTGACGTCGGAGGGTCGCGAGATGGGGAGCAAGAGCAGGGCGGAGACGACGGTGGCAGCCAGACGAACGGTCGCCGTGCCCCCATCAGCCCCGTCGCGGGCGGCGGTCGAATGACGTCCCCGTCGTACGCGATGACGATCTCGGTGGGCTCCGTGTCGCCCGTGGGCGACAGCGCGAGCGCGAGCTACCAGCTGCGAGGTGGCCGATGAACCGCGCACATGTCGGTCGTGTTGCGCTGCTCGCTTGTCTGCTGTGGACGCCGGCGACCTTCGCCGCCGCGCAGGCTCAGCTGCTCCCGGTGCACGGGACGCTCCAGACACCGGAGGGGACGCCCGTGAATGGCGTCGTGGCCATCAACTTCTCCCTCTACGCCGACCAACTTGCGGGTACGCCGCTCTTCGCCGAGGCGCGCAACGTGGTCGTCGAGGATGGCGAGTTCGTGGTCTACCTCGGCGAGATCAACCCGCTCGACCCTGCGCTCTTCCGCGCGCAGGCGTCGGTGCACATTGGCATTCGCGTGGGGGCGGACCCCGAGATGACACCGCGCATCCCGCTCGGCAGCGTTCCCTATGCGGCCTACGCCACGAACTGCGGCGACGCCGACACGGTCGAGGGGATGTCAGCCCAGGAGCTCGCGGAGCAGGCAGCCCCTCCCAGCGGCGCCGTCATGTACTTCGACCTTCCGTCGTGTCCGGCGGGCTGGTCGGAGCTCGTCGCCGCGCGGGGCGCGGGGGGCGGGGGGTCCAGTGGCGGAACCACCTGGCGCCGCTCGGGAACCTCGAGAATCGCTCCCACACCCATGCGGTGGATCCTGCGGCCAGCATGTCCATGGCCGCCGGAGGGCACGACCACTCCTACGGTGGCGGCTCGATCACCACGGACACGGCAGGTGCACACACGCACCCCGTGGACGCACCGGCGACGGTGTCCACCTCGGCGGGCGACCACAACCACCAATGGTTGGCTCGCACCAGCCTCCTCATCTGGTCGTACGACTCGGCTGGAGCGATGATTCAAGGCCTGAACGTTCCGTCGAACATCGCGAATGGGAGCGGGGGACCGCCTGTGATCGGCATCCCGACCGCAGGCAGTCACGACGCCGAGGCCGCCCGCGCAGCACACATCCGCCTTGGGAGCCCCCAGCCCGCACGCCGCACCCCACCCGAGTCGGGAACCGCTGCGGGCTTCAGCGCTTTCGCTGACCCTCGCCGCAGCGGTACAGGTACAGGTTGAGCGGCGGGTTGTTGGGCGCCTTCACGTTGGGCCCCAGCTCGTACATCTTGATCAGCCCGTAGATGGTGGCGAGCTGGACCGCCTTGGCGTTGGTGGTGGCGATGAACGCGATCAGGAACTGGAGCTCGGGGCAGGCGTCGGCGTGGTCGAAGAGCATGTCCACGGCGGGGGTGGTCACGGGCTGGCCCCAGAAGGCCGGGTCCGTGTAGACGCTGATCTCGGCCATGCAGTCGCGCACCGCCGGATTCGCGCGGAAAGGCGTGAGGCTGGTCCAAGAGACGACCACGTTGTCTTTTTCTACAACGAAGAAGGGGAAGACCTCGTTAGACTCCTCTAGTCGCGCTCGGTAGTAGGCCTTGTAGTCCACTCCCGCGGGCGGCCGGCCTCCCAAACTGTTCTCGATCCCGCCTTCCCAGATGGCGTAGATTCGTTCTAGGTCTGCACTCGTGCCCCTGCGAGCCCTGATTGACATCCTGGCACGATACGGATCTCCCGATCCGGCGGTCAAGCAATCGCCATCGCGCCCCCACCGAATTCCAGGCCCATGACCCGACCCAAGCCCACCATCGCCCCCGGAGACGTGCTCTCCTATTCGTCCGGCAGCACCAACCGTGATCCCCACGGGTTTCGCATCACCCAGAAGGGCGGAAACCTCCTCGGGCTCATCAAGATGCGCTGGCCCGGGCTCGTGGCCACGTTCGGTGATCGCATGCCCATCGTGATCAACACGTACCCGGCGCACATCGGCAGCTTCGACTTCGGCGTCACGGTGGACTCGTACCTCAGCTACACCACCGCCTCGCGCGCGCTGCACCTGGCCAGCGTGGAGAAGCTGCCGGTCATGCTGCTGGGGCAGTCCTTGTACCTGGCGCACCTGCTCTTCCAGCACACGCGCGACGGTCACCCCATGCCGGACTCCATCCTGTGCGGCGTCGGCGGCTACACCACGCCGCGCTCCCTCGAGAACGCGCTGCGCGACGTGTGCGAGCGCCACGGCACCACGATGACCATGCTGCATGGCTACGGCGTGGCCGAGGTGGACGCCGCCGTGCTGCTGGCCGCGTCTCGCAGCGACAAAGGCGAGCTGCTGTACGAGCGCCGCAGCCCCGACGTGGAGGTGAGCTTCGACGGCACCAACCTCCTGCTCTCGCTCAAGGCCCCCACGGGCGCGTACATCATCGAGCGCTTCCCCACGGGGGACCAGGGCAAGGCGGTGGGCGAGAACTACTTGGTGTGGAACCCCGAGCGCCTCAACCCGCAGGTGGAGATGCTGCTCGAGGGCTGGAGCGTGGAGGACTGGCAGCGCCGCACGGGCTACATCCACTACGGGCAGCAGCTGCGCTTCCAGCTGCGCAAGGGCGTGGAGGCCAAGAGCCCCATCGAGATGGAGTTCTACGAGTACGCGCGGCAGTACGGCCACGACTGGCTCTTCAAGCCGGAGTGGAGCGCGCGCATGCCCACCAGCAAGTCCATGCGTCGCACGCTCATCTGACTGGGGCGGCTGCTCGGAGGGGCTGTCCGTCGCCGCATCCGCAGGCGGCCCTCGCGCGGCTCCTCAGTTGCGGTCCAGCAGCAGGTTCTGCGTGGTCATGGTCGGCGGCGGCGGCGTTTCGGCCGCCATCACGGCCTGCTCGGCCATCGCGGGACGACTGGAGCTGCTGCTGCGGCTGCTGCTGCGCGACGAAGACGACGAGCGCTGGCTCGCGTCGCTGTCCGTGTTCTCGCCTTCGGCTGCTGCGGCTTCGGCGTTCTCGGCGACCACGGGCGGTGGGACCTCGGCGGGCACCACGGGCGGCGCGGGCGGCGCGACCACGGCCCCCACCGCCTCCGCGGGCACAGTGGGCAGCGGCACCTCCATGGGCGCCGCGGTGGGCGAGGCCTCGACCGCGGGCGTGGGGCTGTTGCTGCTGGCGAAGTACGCGCCCAGCCCACCCGCCAAGAGCAGCGCGGCAAAGGCCGCAGCGCCCAGCATGAGCTTGCGGTTGCGGCCCTCGTCGGGGCGCGTGCGGATGTGCGAGCGCGCGAGGGTCCCCGTGCCGGACGAGACCTGCAGGGACCCGGTCAGCTCGTCGGTGCCACGCGACACGATGCGCCGGATGCGCTGCGCCTGCTCCAGCAGCTGGCCGTCGTTCATGGCAACAGCGATGTCTTGCGCGAACTCGGCCACGTCGCGGTAGCGCTTGTCCGGGTTCTTGGTGAGCGCGCCGGCCACGGCGTCGTCCAGCGCCGGCGGCACGTCAGCGCGCAGCTCGCGCGTGCGCGGCGGGTCGTTCTCGAGCACCATGGCCACCAGCTCGGTCATGGTCTCGGCTTCGTACGGCAGGCGCCCCGTGAGCAGCTCGAACGCCACCACGCCGAGCGACCACACGTCCGAGCGCTGGTCCACGTTGCGTGTGCTGCGCATCTGCTCGGGCGACATGTACATGGGCGAGCCCATGACGGCGCCGGTGCGCGTGAGGTTGTTCAGCTCGGTGCCGGACTTGGAGATGCCGAAGTCCAGCACCTTCACCTGCTCGGAGCCGTCCGAGGCGCTGGTGATGAAGAGGTTGCCGGGCTTGATGTCGCGATGGACGATGCCGTTCGCGTGAGCCGCCGCGAGCCCCTCGCAGGCCTGCAGGATGAGCCTCGCCGCGCGCGGGATGTCGCGCATGTAGACTTCGGTCTCGAGCACGTCCGCGAGGTCGCGCCCCTGCAGGTACTCCATCACGATGTAGGGCGAGCCGCTCTCGAGCGTGCCCACGTCGATGACGCCGGCCACGTGCGGGTTCTTGATGGAGACGGCCGCGCGTGCCTCGCGCAGGAAGCGCTCCACGATGCCCGTGTTGTTCACGTACTCGGGCAGCAGGAACTTCATGGCCACTTTGCTGTTCAGCATCTGATGCGTGGCGCGCACCACCACGCCCATCCCGCCCGCGCCCAGCACCTGGTCCACCTTGTACTTGCCGGCCAGCACGTCGCCCACCGCGACACCCGTCTGGTGGAGGTCGTCGTGGGGGGTCGGGACGGCGGTCAACGGTTCAGTCATACGTTCTCGGCGCGACGCGGGGGCAGGCCAGGGTCATAGACGCATGGCGAGATAAATCCGAGGCTAGCGGACCGAGGTGTGCACTTCAAGGTCACTGCATCATCGTTTTGGCCCGTGGGGCAAGTGTCTAGCCGTTTTCTAGGAGGGACAGCGGACCACGGCCTGCACGGGGGTGTCGAGCGCCCGGGTGGTGGCCAGCCGCGCCCGCTCGTAGGCCAGCGGGGCGTCCGTCAGCCGAAAGGGGCTGAGGCGGGGCAGCGCCTCCACCACCAGCGTCACCAGCTGGTCACGCACCGGGATGCGCAGCGACGGACTGCCCGGCCGCCGCCAGGGCGAGCGCGAGGCCAGGTGGTGGTAGAGGACGCGCTCTCCCGTGGGCACCCCCAGCAGGCCCGGTCGGTCGGTGACGCCACCGTCCACCATGAGCCGCCCGTGGACCCGCACCGGGTGGAACATGCCGGGCACCGCGCACGAGGCGTGGATCGCAGCGGCCAGGTCGCCCGAGCTCACGGGCCTCGGGCGGCGGGCGAAGACGTCGTGCACCACGAGGCTCGCGGGCACACGGCACTCTTCGAAGGTCTTGGCCGCGAGCACACCCTCGAGGCGCCGGCGAAAGAGCTGGCCCCGCAGCAGCCCCGCGCCGGGGGCCGGGTCCCAGAAGTCCTCGCGTCGCAGGCTCAGCAGGGTGTCGCGCAGCTCGGCGCTCGAGACGCCGCTGGCCCACGTGCCGGTGACCAGCGCGCCCGCGCTCGAGCCCGCCACCGCGCGGGGCGTGAGCCCTTGCTCTTCGAGGGCTGCCAGCACCCCCGCGTGAGCAAAGAAGCCGAAGAAGCCGGAGCTCATGCCCAGCGTGAAGGGCGCCTCGGTCAGCCACGTGCGCAACGTCTTCGGGGGCGGCATCACGGCCACCGGTTAGCCTGTGCGCGCGCCCGCGCCACGCAGAAGCTCGTCGCTTCCAGTGCCACTGTCAGGCAGGCGGTGCATTTCGCGGCTCGATTGGGTAGCCTTGGGGCTTCCCCCTTGCGCCGGAGCTTGTCGTGAACCGCACTCTGCCCCCCGAGTCTCTCCATTCGTCCCGGCGCGCGCGTGCGCTCTGCTGGGTCGCCCTCCTCACCAGCCTGGCTGGCAGCGTGTTCGCGGGCTGTGGCAGCCCCGACGGCGGCGGAGGCATCGATCAGGGCGGAGGCGAGGGCGGCGTGCAGGACCTGGGCGTGATCCCAGACGGCTGCAACGACGGCGTGGTGGTCCTGCCCGAGGCATGTGACGACCGCAACAACCTCGACGGAGATGGGTGTTCGCGGGACTGCAGCACCATCGACCCCAGCTTCATCTGCCCGGTGGCTGGCTCGCCCTGCATCCGCGTGGTGACGTGCGGCAACTCGCGCATCGAGGGGCCCGAGACCTGCGATGACGGCGACGACGACGCGGGCGACGGCTGCTCCGTGACGTGCCGCGTGGAGTCCGGCTGGACGTGCCCCACCGTGGGCGCGGCGTGCGTGGCCACCGAGTGCGGCGATGGCATCGTGGCCGGCTTCGAGGCCTGCGACGACGACGACAACGCGGCCCCCGGGTGCGACGACAACTGCCAGCTCGAAGAGGGCTACGCGTGCCCCACGCCGGGTGCGGCCTGCGTCCCGACCGACTGCGGCGACCAGGACGTGGAGGGCACCGAGGAGTGCGACGACGGAAACCTCGCCGTGGGCGACGGCTGCGACCCGTTCTGCAAGCGCGAACCCGACTGCACGGACGGCGTGTGCGTGGCGGTGTGTGGCGACGGCCTGCGCTGGGCGCCCGAGGCCTGCGACGACGGCAACACCGTCGGCGGCGACGGCTGCGCGGCCAACTGCCTGATGGTGGAGCAGGGCTTCACCTGCGTGGAGATCCCGCTGCCCGCG encodes:
- a CDS encoding patatin-like phospholipase family protein, giving the protein MPPPKTLRTWLTEAPFTLGMSSGFFGFFAHAGVLAALEEQGLTPRAVAGSSAGALVTGTWASGVSSAELRDTLLSLRREDFWDPAPGAGLLRGQLFRRRLEGVLAAKTFEECRVPASLVVHDVFARRPRPVSSGDLAAAIHASCAVPGMFHPVRVHGRLMVDGGVTDRPGLLGVPTGERVLYHHLASRSPWRRPGSPSLRIPVRDQLVTLVVEALPRLSPFRLTDAPLAYERARLATTRALDTPVQAVVRCPS
- a CDS encoding serine/threonine protein kinase, whose product is MTAVPTPHDDLHQTGVAVGDVLAGKYKVDQVLGAGGMGVVVRATHQMLNSKVAMKFLLPEYVNNTGIVERFLREARAAVSIKNPHVAGVIDVGTLESGSPYIVMEYLQGRDLADVLETEVYMRDIPRAARLILQACEGLAAAHANGIVHRDIKPGNLFITSASDGSEQVKVLDFGISKSGTELNNLTRTGAVMGSPMYMSPEQMRSTRNVDQRSDVWSLGVVAFELLTGRLPYEAETMTELVAMVLENDPPRTRELRADVPPALDDAVAGALTKNPDKRYRDVAEFAQDIAVAMNDGQLLEQAQRIRRIVSRGTDELTGSLQVSSGTGTLARSHIRTRPDEGRNRKLMLGAAAFAALLLAGGLGAYFASSNSPTPAVEASPTAAPMEVPLPTVPAEAVGAVVAPPAPPVVPAEVPPPVVAENAEAAAAEGENTDSDASQRSSSSSRSSSRSSSSSRPAMAEQAVMAAETPPPPTMTTQNLLLDRN
- a CDS encoding GNAT family N-acetyltransferase, with amino-acid sequence MSIRARRGTSADLERIYAIWEGGIENSLGGRPPAGVDYKAYYRARLEESNEVFPFFVVEKDNVVVSWTSLTPFRANPAVRDCMAEISVYTDPAFWGQPVTTPAVDMLFDHADACPELQFLIAFIATTNAKAVQLATIYGLIKMYELGPNVKAPNNPPLNLYLYRCGEGQRKR